In Scylla paramamosain isolate STU-SP2022 chromosome 17, ASM3559412v1, whole genome shotgun sequence, one DNA window encodes the following:
- the LOC135108340 gene encoding serine-rich adhesin for platelets-like isoform X2, whose translation MAAAVTVTPTLHIHSKTTTCFSSSSSLHNIKYRGDVIRENEERGSVESMAVCEALERSRAILKALEEKQRKEEEEPGGEEGEERQVLTGNRERRGEVEDAERKIRLEEVGQMERKGNVEPRQEQGSGSQREAEDGKENVERTGNRPRASQNVSFTRPVCQYLQQAREFFPLFASYSSSSSSFSFSFSSSSSSLSSSSSSSSSSSWDVNKPSGGTEVSQPCDSRRTQNGGGGEGGGGGGGRDTPDKKERDARLIKRHGSSENNAVMIKAGRQRRETKTRKEGVKNEEGKGEKRERRGGGGGREGNSVVSRSQSQGGRVCEYLDAASRQPGAAPVCDFLAHLNFGKETQKSDPHMDPPGKDKGAATLSHHSSPGLANYAPASTNSPPELVNPRSPDNPDNIPLGTLHYQSQRSPHEASQYLPGVVGRPSDSLKEVTVKSWSPREVDFSISEPHSSSTQSSVNTLVSVDSSQRRNDTRFTCGFLQQSSSSLTSSTTTTTTATTTFPTEVTNHDSIQPGFPIASTTIDVISTPATRSITTITTTMTEATANTCFATTATPSCPFLQKYDPVTTAKVAPASATVSDNTNTAAKTIKCPFLQDRCPFAATTTTTTTTTTTTTTTTTILTITTNNDNNNNNNNSNTRCQFLHRNTSPSNTTAFSCQYLLNTTTTTANNSSSSTDKSNNNINNNCNNNNRSASPISTTTAITNNSNSNTRCQFLHRNTSPSNTTAFSCQYLLNTTITTTTNNSSSSTNRSNNNNNNNNNNNNNNNNNSRPASPATTISIASNSNTKCQFLHRNTASPITTTAISCQYLLNTATTSNNSSCNSSRNSSSRSNSNNNKNNNNNNDKNNTTTSPTLTKISCQYLLTTKTINNNNNNNNNNNNNNNNNNNTSTHPTTSTVHCQYLLATTTITTTNNNNNAATFPVTNTTTCHYLLSTTTNNNNNNPNNNHHHHHPYRNIPRNETSRGSITISERNTKEDEGTRNTHLEVRSHTQRLHTAAAGRDTRGRVGNVTSIQTKVLHNGGGMNELCAAR comes from the coding sequence GTGGCGACGTTATCAGGGAaaacgaggagagagggagcgtaGAAAGCATGGCTGTGTGTGAGGCACTGGAGAGAAGCAGGGCCATTCTGAAGGCActggaggagaagcagaggaaagaagaggaggagcctggaggggaggagggcgaggagcgACAAGTGCTGACTGGAAACAGAGAAAGgcgtggagaagtggaggacgCTGAAAGGAAAATTAGACTCGAGGAAGTGGgacagatggaaaggaaagggaatgtgGAGCCTCGACAGGAGCAGGGGAGCGGCAGCCAGCGCGAGGCGGAGGACGGCAAAGAAAACGTGGAGAGAACTGGAAATCGACCAAGAGCCTCTCAGAACGTTTCCTTTACGAGACCCGTGTGCCAGTACCTCCAGCAGGCCAGAgaattcttccctctcttcgcttcctactcctcctcctcatcctcattctccttctccttctcctcttcatcctcatcgctctcctcctcctcttcttcctcctcctcctcctcctgggatGTCAACAAACCAAGTGGAGGAACTGAAGTCTCTCAGCCATGTGACTCGAGGAGGACtcagaatggaggaggaggagaaggaggaggaggaggaggaggaagagatacaccagacaaaaaggaaagggatgCGAGACTAATAAAAAGGCATGGAAGCTCAGAAAATAACGCTGTGATGATAAAAGCAGGCAGGCAACGCAGGGAAACAAAAAcgaggaaagagggagtgaaaaatgaagaaggaaaaggagaaaaaagagagagaagaggaggaggaggaggaagagagggtaatTCTGTCGTTTCTCGTTCCCAGTCACAGGGAGGTCGAGTGTGTGAGTACCTGGACGCTGCCTCTCGTCAGCCTGGCGCCGCACCTGTCTGTGACTTCTTGGCGCACCTCAATTTtggcaaagaaacacaaaaatctGACCCACATATGGATCCGCCTGGCAAGGATAAAGGCGCAGCTACTTTAAGTCATCACTCCTCACCTGGCCTAGCTAATTACGCACCTGCCTCCACTAACAGTCCACCTGAGTTAGTTAATCCACGTAGTCCTGATAATCCTGATAATATCCCACTTGGTACACTTCATTACCAGTCGCAGCGTAGTCCACATGAGGCGTCGCAATACCTGCCTGGCGTGGTTGGCCGTCCATCTGACTCACTCAAGGAAGTGACCGTGAAATCGTGGAGTCCCCGCGAGGTGGACTTTTCCATTAGCGAGCCTCACTCCTCCAGCACCCAGTCGTCCGTGAATACTCTCGTTAGTGTGGATTCTTCGCAACGCAGGAACGATACTAGGTTCACATGCGGGTTTCTCCAGCAGAgttcttcttccctcacctcctccaccactaccactactactgctaccactaccttCCCTACCGAAGTTACAAACCATGATTCCATCCAGCCTGGTTTTCCTATCGCCAGCACCACCATCGATGTTATTTCTACGCCTGCCACCCGtagtatcaccaccatcaccaccaccatgaccgaAGCCACCGCCAACACGTGTTTCGCTACCACAGCCACCCCTAGTTGTCCCTTCCTTCAGAAATATGATCCTGTCACCACTGCCAAGGTCGCCCCCGCCTCAGCCACCGTCAGTGACAACACAAACACCGCAGCCAAAACCATTAAGTGTCCATTTCTTCAAGACAGATGTCCtttcgccgccaccaccaccaccaccaccaccaccaccaccaccaccaccaccacgaccaccattctcaccattaccaccaacaacgataataacaataataacaacaacagcaacacaagatGCCAGTTCCTTCACCGCAACACATCACCCAGCAACACCACTGCATTCTCTTGTCAGTATCtcctcaacaccaccactaccactgctaacaacagcagcagtagcactgacaagagtaacaacaatatcaacaacaactgtaacaacaataacagatcCGCATctcccatctccaccaccaccgccatcaccaacaacagcaacagcaacacgaGATGCCAATTCCTTCACCGCAACACATCACCCAGCAACACCACTGCATTTTCTTGTCAGTATCtcctcaacaccaccatcactaccactactaacaacagcagcagcagtactaataggagtaacaacaacaacaacaacaacaacaacaacaacaacaacaacaacaacaacagcagaccCGCGtctcccgccaccaccatctccatcgccagcaacagcaacacaaaatgCCAGTTCCTTCACCGCAACACAGCATCTCCCATCACTACCACTGCGATTTCTTGCCAGTATCTCCTCAACACCGCTACCactagtaacaacagcagctgcAACAGCagtaggaacagcagcagcagaagtaacagcaacaacaacaaaaacaacaacaacaacaacgataaaaaCAACACAACCACATCTCCCACCTTAACTAAAATTTCTTGTCAATATCTTCTCACCACCAaaaccatcaacaacaacaacaacaacaacaacaacaacaacaacaataacaacaacaacaacaacacttccaCACATCCTACCACTAGTACAGTTCATTGCCAATAtctcctcgccaccaccactatcacaaccactaacaacaataacaacgcaGCCACATTTCCTGTCACCAACACAACTACCTGTCATTATCTCCTCagtaccaccactaacaacaacaacaacaatcccaacaacaaccaccaccaccaccacccttaccGAAACATCCCCAGAAACGAAACTAGCAGAGGCAGCATCACCATCTCTGAAAGGAACACCAAGGAGGACGAAGGCACCAGAAACACCCATTTGGAAGTACGTTCACACACTCAGAGGCTTCATACAGCAGCTGCGGGACGAGACACCAGGGGCAGAGTGGGGAACGTCACATCCATACAGACGAAGGTGTTACATAATGGCGGGGGCATGAACGAGCTGTGCGCCGCGCGGTAG
- the LOC135108340 gene encoding serine-rich adhesin for platelets-like isoform X1, with translation MFQNMEHDSLLLMKDSTPRIMAAAVTVTPTLHIHSKTTTCFSSSSSLHNIKYRGDVIRENEERGSVESMAVCEALERSRAILKALEEKQRKEEEEPGGEEGEERQVLTGNRERRGEVEDAERKIRLEEVGQMERKGNVEPRQEQGSGSQREAEDGKENVERTGNRPRASQNVSFTRPVCQYLQQAREFFPLFASYSSSSSSFSFSFSSSSSSLSSSSSSSSSSSWDVNKPSGGTEVSQPCDSRRTQNGGGGEGGGGGGGRDTPDKKERDARLIKRHGSSENNAVMIKAGRQRRETKTRKEGVKNEEGKGEKRERRGGGGGREGNSVVSRSQSQGGRVCEYLDAASRQPGAAPVCDFLAHLNFGKETQKSDPHMDPPGKDKGAATLSHHSSPGLANYAPASTNSPPELVNPRSPDNPDNIPLGTLHYQSQRSPHEASQYLPGVVGRPSDSLKEVTVKSWSPREVDFSISEPHSSSTQSSVNTLVSVDSSQRRNDTRFTCGFLQQSSSSLTSSTTTTTTATTTFPTEVTNHDSIQPGFPIASTTIDVISTPATRSITTITTTMTEATANTCFATTATPSCPFLQKYDPVTTAKVAPASATVSDNTNTAAKTIKCPFLQDRCPFAATTTTTTTTTTTTTTTTTILTITTNNDNNNNNNNSNTRCQFLHRNTSPSNTTAFSCQYLLNTTTTTANNSSSSTDKSNNNINNNCNNNNRSASPISTTTAITNNSNSNTRCQFLHRNTSPSNTTAFSCQYLLNTTITTTTNNSSSSTNRSNNNNNNNNNNNNNNNNNSRPASPATTISIASNSNTKCQFLHRNTASPITTTAISCQYLLNTATTSNNSSCNSSRNSSSRSNSNNNKNNNNNNDKNNTTTSPTLTKISCQYLLTTKTINNNNNNNNNNNNNNNNNNNTSTHPTTSTVHCQYLLATTTITTTNNNNNAATFPVTNTTTCHYLLSTTTNNNNNNPNNNHHHHHPYRNIPRNETSRGSITISERNTKEDEGTRNTHLEVRSHTQRLHTAAAGRDTRGRVGNVTSIQTKVLHNGGGMNELCAAR, from the coding sequence GTGGCGACGTTATCAGGGAaaacgaggagagagggagcgtaGAAAGCATGGCTGTGTGTGAGGCACTGGAGAGAAGCAGGGCCATTCTGAAGGCActggaggagaagcagaggaaagaagaggaggagcctggaggggaggagggcgaggagcgACAAGTGCTGACTGGAAACAGAGAAAGgcgtggagaagtggaggacgCTGAAAGGAAAATTAGACTCGAGGAAGTGGgacagatggaaaggaaagggaatgtgGAGCCTCGACAGGAGCAGGGGAGCGGCAGCCAGCGCGAGGCGGAGGACGGCAAAGAAAACGTGGAGAGAACTGGAAATCGACCAAGAGCCTCTCAGAACGTTTCCTTTACGAGACCCGTGTGCCAGTACCTCCAGCAGGCCAGAgaattcttccctctcttcgcttcctactcctcctcctcatcctcattctccttctccttctcctcttcatcctcatcgctctcctcctcctcttcttcctcctcctcctcctcctgggatGTCAACAAACCAAGTGGAGGAACTGAAGTCTCTCAGCCATGTGACTCGAGGAGGACtcagaatggaggaggaggagaaggaggaggaggaggaggaggaagagatacaccagacaaaaaggaaagggatgCGAGACTAATAAAAAGGCATGGAAGCTCAGAAAATAACGCTGTGATGATAAAAGCAGGCAGGCAACGCAGGGAAACAAAAAcgaggaaagagggagtgaaaaatgaagaaggaaaaggagaaaaaagagagagaagaggaggaggaggaggaagagagggtaatTCTGTCGTTTCTCGTTCCCAGTCACAGGGAGGTCGAGTGTGTGAGTACCTGGACGCTGCCTCTCGTCAGCCTGGCGCCGCACCTGTCTGTGACTTCTTGGCGCACCTCAATTTtggcaaagaaacacaaaaatctGACCCACATATGGATCCGCCTGGCAAGGATAAAGGCGCAGCTACTTTAAGTCATCACTCCTCACCTGGCCTAGCTAATTACGCACCTGCCTCCACTAACAGTCCACCTGAGTTAGTTAATCCACGTAGTCCTGATAATCCTGATAATATCCCACTTGGTACACTTCATTACCAGTCGCAGCGTAGTCCACATGAGGCGTCGCAATACCTGCCTGGCGTGGTTGGCCGTCCATCTGACTCACTCAAGGAAGTGACCGTGAAATCGTGGAGTCCCCGCGAGGTGGACTTTTCCATTAGCGAGCCTCACTCCTCCAGCACCCAGTCGTCCGTGAATACTCTCGTTAGTGTGGATTCTTCGCAACGCAGGAACGATACTAGGTTCACATGCGGGTTTCTCCAGCAGAgttcttcttccctcacctcctccaccactaccactactactgctaccactaccttCCCTACCGAAGTTACAAACCATGATTCCATCCAGCCTGGTTTTCCTATCGCCAGCACCACCATCGATGTTATTTCTACGCCTGCCACCCGtagtatcaccaccatcaccaccaccatgaccgaAGCCACCGCCAACACGTGTTTCGCTACCACAGCCACCCCTAGTTGTCCCTTCCTTCAGAAATATGATCCTGTCACCACTGCCAAGGTCGCCCCCGCCTCAGCCACCGTCAGTGACAACACAAACACCGCAGCCAAAACCATTAAGTGTCCATTTCTTCAAGACAGATGTCCtttcgccgccaccaccaccaccaccaccaccaccaccaccaccaccaccaccacgaccaccattctcaccattaccaccaacaacgataataacaataataacaacaacagcaacacaagatGCCAGTTCCTTCACCGCAACACATCACCCAGCAACACCACTGCATTCTCTTGTCAGTATCtcctcaacaccaccactaccactgctaacaacagcagcagtagcactgacaagagtaacaacaatatcaacaacaactgtaacaacaataacagatcCGCATctcccatctccaccaccaccgccatcaccaacaacagcaacagcaacacgaGATGCCAATTCCTTCACCGCAACACATCACCCAGCAACACCACTGCATTTTCTTGTCAGTATCtcctcaacaccaccatcactaccactactaacaacagcagcagcagtactaataggagtaacaacaacaacaacaacaacaacaacaacaacaacaacaacaacaacaacagcagaccCGCGtctcccgccaccaccatctccatcgccagcaacagcaacacaaaatgCCAGTTCCTTCACCGCAACACAGCATCTCCCATCACTACCACTGCGATTTCTTGCCAGTATCTCCTCAACACCGCTACCactagtaacaacagcagctgcAACAGCagtaggaacagcagcagcagaagtaacagcaacaacaacaaaaacaacaacaacaacaacgataaaaaCAACACAACCACATCTCCCACCTTAACTAAAATTTCTTGTCAATATCTTCTCACCACCAaaaccatcaacaacaacaacaacaacaacaacaacaacaacaacaataacaacaacaacaacaacacttccaCACATCCTACCACTAGTACAGTTCATTGCCAATAtctcctcgccaccaccactatcacaaccactaacaacaataacaacgcaGCCACATTTCCTGTCACCAACACAACTACCTGTCATTATCTCCTCagtaccaccactaacaacaacaacaacaatcccaacaacaaccaccaccaccaccacccttaccGAAACATCCCCAGAAACGAAACTAGCAGAGGCAGCATCACCATCTCTGAAAGGAACACCAAGGAGGACGAAGGCACCAGAAACACCCATTTGGAAGTACGTTCACACACTCAGAGGCTTCATACAGCAGCTGCGGGACGAGACACCAGGGGCAGAGTGGGGAACGTCACATCCATACAGACGAAGGTGTTACATAATGGCGGGGGCATGAACGAGCTGTGCGCCGCGCGGTAG